In Saccharomyces paradoxus chromosome XVI, complete sequence, the genomic stretch GAGCTGTTTTATCAGAATGTGGAAACCCCTGAAACTTGGATTAGGCCCTGTAGAGAACCAAAGCTAGAACCATCCATGATGATGCTCAGATATCACGATTCGAATATTGGTCAAATGCCTCAATTTTGTTATCCAATTACCAGTCCAGTGAACTCTAAGCTAGTATTAAAATACATTTTGCAAGAACGTGCTGATTTGTCAAATGATTTCCCCCAAAAGTATAACACCCTTATGAGCAGCCTCTTTGAGGTTGACAAAAACCCAGAAACTCTAGATGATTCGGATATAGAAGCATTAGATGACATAGGAATGTGCAGTGATAGCGATGATGCTAAAGAGCCAAAAATTGAATTACAGTTATTAGAGGAAATCCAACAAAAACACTTCAGTTTAATAGTATCAAACAATGGAATCTTTCAAGCGGGTAGGACATCAATAACATATATACGGTATGATATATCGGATAGCATAGCCATCAAACCCAACAACATCGCAACTTTGATCTTGCTCACTCAACCCAGTGGGCATTTATTATCTCTCTTACCACTAGATGATGGTAAAGAGACATATTTGCTACAATATTGGAATCTGGGACAAAAAGGCCAGTGGAACATAATTAAGCACCAGAACGAGAAGCAGTTTGTTCTTATACATAAGGAACTCGGtatttgtaaatttttcGAATTCCATTTACCGTTTACTTTCCAATTAGTAAACAATTTAACATTGACCGATTCGATGATTATGAACGGTTCCTTTTTCCCAACAAATTATTCTGATTTGGATCCATAtttcattatatttataaCAGCTATGAGGTATGACAGAATTGTCTATTTTGTAATAGAATggaataataatgaaataaagaagaaagaggtGTATCAATTGACTGTTTTTGATGGTGAGAAAACTAATATGACTATTCCTATTGGACTGAATGCTTGCCTTGTCGAAACACctctaaaattttctttagtCTCCGCAAATCAAATCATGTCGGGAGAAACTGAATTTCACTCCTTCCAATTAAAGGCTCTAAAGGGAATTAAGTCATTTTTTCCAGCTCCTTTATTATTAACAAAATTGCAAGAACTTGATCCACAtatatttggaaaatttcaatattgtACCGTAATATCCTCCTCAACGGGAAATATTTGTTTCTGCGTCACCGAACGATCAACAATAACAAACGGTaatttaaaaatttatgaGCTAACGAGGTTCAAAGGATTAAAATCCATTTCACCACTGCCTTCAAATTCGATAAATCTAGACTCCAAGTCCTCGAGCTATGCGCTAATAGTTATAAGTTTTAGTAGAACGTTGGAACTAACATTATCTttggaagatttgaaatGTTTAGATACGAAAGGTGTTATCAagcctttgaaaaatatcacTTTCAAACATACAGTCGATAGTTCCACTGAGGAAAACTCTCAAATTTTAGCATTTACGTCTTCTAAAATTTATAACACACACACAGGCTCTAATATCAATGACACAAAAAATTCTCAAGTTTGGCTCACTTCACCAAATGCAATAACTCAGCCTTGCATTGATTATAAACTCAGGAAGACTCACCAAGTTATTCATTTAAAGCagtttcaaattttcaGGCATCTGAGGATCTGGAAATGTAAGAATCTTGATATTGCTCTGTTACACAGACTTGGAATAAAACAATCAAAAACCGAAAGTTCTTTGATCTTTGCGACTGATGCTGTTTCTAATAATAGGATGTTCCTATTAGATTTAACTATGACGACAACaattgataatgatgattCGGTCCAAGGATTGATAAATATAGAAGATTTGCTATGTGATACGGAAAACGAAACTATCCTTCTAAATTTCACAAAAAAGAGCCTGATTCAAGTAACTAGAGATACAATTTACATCGACCccattgaaaatgataaaaaaatgctcAAAATTTCTCCAGGCTGggaatttgaaaacatcGCATACAATGACGGCATTTTAATAATTTGGAATACTAAGCTTGGTCATATCtcttttatcaaaaatatagaCGCAGTTGATGAACCCAACGTCCCTGTTTCACACTTAACTAGTAGCAGAGGCATGTGCATGTTCTTTAAGCAGTTGGGAACTATTACGAGTATAGATTTTGAGATTAAGGAGTCTACAGATGATCGAACTAAGTATGATATTTGGATACTTTTACCAAACCGTGTCATTCGTACACCCTTTTCCAGCTGGATCAATGATTCACTAGATTTTTCCGATGAGTATGACTTGAACGTTCAGCAGGCGTTAATTAACGGCCCTTATTTCTGTTGTCTCGATTATGAATCATTCTTTGAAGTATGCACTTACCAAAACAACTGCTTCAAAAAAGGTTCTAGGTGTACGAGCAGGGTTAATTTTCAAGGAAAAGACATCAAACTTAGAAGTTTTGGTAAGAATCAATGTTTGGCATTTAGtgcatttgaaatttttgttattaaTTTAACACCAATTCATCAAAGTAAAGAATTGGATTTCTACAAGCTAAAACTACCGCATCTAGGGAATTTCAATTCTATTGTTGAAGTCTGTCCAGACGTAGACAACAACCGATTATTTGTACTCTACTCTGATGGCTTAAGAGTCCTTGAACTATCATACCTAACTTCGAATAATGGAAATTTCTTATTGAAGTCTACAAGGagtaaaaataagaaattcttGTACCTAGACAAAATAAATCGAATGCTCGTATTGAACCAGGACTTGAGGGAATGGGAGTGTATTAGATTATCTGACGGTAAGGCAGTTAGTTTAGATTCTCAACTTCTCAAGGACGATTCCGAAGAAATTCTagaaataaaggaaataCCAATAATGACCGAGGAAAACcctttagaaaagaaaacagtatTATTAATTTCGTTTACGAAATCACTTAAACTAGTTCTATTAACTGCAgcaaaaaacaaaatatccAATGAAATAATAGACTCGTATAAATTTGAGAATTCAAGACTGCTGGATCATTTAGTTGTTACTCCTCAAGGTGAAATATTCATTCTGAATTATAAAGTTATGGGCACTGATAACGAAATGTCTTTTCACAAGTTGAAAGTCACAAAGCATTGCAGTGATAATAAGGAGGGAAATAATACAAATTTACAGATTACCTTAGAAAACCGATTTACATTCAAGAGTTGGAGTACAGTTAAGACGTTTAATGTAATAGGCGATAATATCATCGCTACCACAAACCTGGGTCAAAAGCTCTATTTAATTAAAGATTTCTCTTTGTCCTCCGATGAATCGACGAGGGTGTATCCCCTAGAACTATATCCAGATTCTAAAGTTCAAAAGATAATACCATTAAATGAATGCtgttttgttgttgccGCCCATTGTGGAAACAGGAACGATTTAGATTCCAGGTTGATTTTCTATTCTCTGCCCACCATAAAAGTTGGGCTCAATAATGAAACAATTAGCCTACCGGATGAATACGGGAATGGGAGAGTCGACGACATATTCGAGGTAGACTTTCCTGAAGGGTTTCAATTTGGAACTATGGCTTTGTATGATGTTTTACATGGAGAGAAGCATGCAAATCGTTTTAGCAATGGCATAGGATCCGATAACGATGAAGCAGAGGCGGCGCTAAGAAAGCGTAAGAATTTACTTCTATTTTGGCGAAACCACTCTACAACACCAAAACCTCCACTACGAAGAGCAACCACTATGGTATATGAGGATCATGTATCATCCCgttattttgaagatatAAGTTCTATTTTAGGAAGCACTGCAATGAGAACTAAAAGACTATCTCCATACAATGCAATAGCGCTGGATAAGCCTATTCAGGATATTAGTTATGATCCAGCAGTGCATACTTTATACGTATTGATGACAGATCAAACCATCCACAAATTCGGTAAGGATAGGTTACCTTACGAGGACGAATACGAACCAAGATGGAATTCAGGCTACTTGGTTTCAAGGAGGTCAATAATTAAATCAGATCTCATTTGTGAGGTTGGGTTATGGAACCTTAGCGACGATATTAAGAACACAATATAACCCCTCATGCCAAGTAACATTGTCGCTAATATAATCGTGATTCTCGATCGATGTGTTACGCGTCGTGCGGCGTGACAAGGggctaaaaaaagatacaaGAATTCTTGTTGTTTCCAATTTGCTTCGCctcagaaaaaaaaataaacagaTGATACaattttgtttgatttgtATTGGGTACTGCATGTTTTAGTAGTCGATACAAATACTTCTTTATCCTAAGCGTATATATTTCATCAACAGAAATTCGtctttgatattatttcGAATATCCATCATTCCTCCGAGTATTGCAAGAAcatttttggaagaacCCAAACTTAAAGTTACAAAACTCAAAAGGAACAAAAccaataaaacaaaataatcGCTGTTAAAGGATCATTGTTTGCGCTCAATAGAAAATCATAGAACTTTAAAAATCATATCAGAAAGATGTCACAACAAGTTGGTAACAGTATCAGAAGAAAGCTGGTAATCGTTGGTGATGGTGCTTGTGGTAAAACGTGTTTATTAATTGTCTTCTCCAAAGGCCAATTTCCAGAAGTCTACGTACCAACTgtctttgaaaattatGTAGCAGATGTTGAAGTTGACGGGCGTCGTGTAGAACTGGCACTATGGGATACTGCTGGCCAAGAAGATTATGATAGACTGAGACCATTATCATACCCAGACTCTAATGTCGTATTAATTTGTTTCTCTATCGATCTTCCAGATTCTTTAGAGAAtgtacaagaaaaatggattGCCGAAGTACTACATTTCTGTCAAGGTGTGCCAATTATTCTTGTTGGTTGTAAAGTGGATTTGAGAAATGACCCACAAACCATTGAACAACTAAGACAAGAAGGTCAGCAACCCGTTACATCACAAGAGGGCCAATCTGTAGCAGACCAGATCGGTGCAACCGGATACTACGAATGTTCAGCCAAGACCGGTTATGGTGTCAGAGAAGTGTTTGAGGCCGCCACTAGAGCTTCATTGATGGGTAAATCTAAAACAAACGGTAAAGCTAAGAAGAATACTAccgaaaagaagaagaagaagtgtGTCTTGTTATAAGAATATCTCGACCTCTCAGTCGTTAACTTAGTGGCACATACTGCCCTTTTTCAATCTCCCCATTCCTTTTCCTCATTGTATGTACGTATGCCTTCTTTGTTACTTTAGCTCCAACTATAGCTGCTTGTTTTTCTCCCAGTATGTGTATAATCTTATTCTTCTCTACATATATAAGTGTATTGCTCAATAAGTATTATCatttattaaagaagaattaaaaaattatcatctatttaCAAGTGCGTATCCcatgtatatatacatatacacaTACATATACTTATACTTTACgctattaaagaaaatatcaccaAATACCCTTCTTAACACCTGGCAAATTACCATTCAAAGCATTTTCTCTAAACTGATACCTGCACAACCTAAAATCACTTAGGACAAACCTTGCGTGACCAGAGTCCACGCACCTGTTCTTGATCTGCGTAGATCTCATGTAATTTGGCAATGTATTTAGCTTCAACTGAGCCTCCAGCCTCAATTTTGTTGGAAGGTTCAAATTTCTAGCGATGAATTTCAAGGATTTAACAAGGACTTCATTCTCTTTAAATTGTTGTCTTTTGAAGTTGTCCCTAAGTATACGAGCGTTGATGAACCCAGGTGGTAGCTTAGTCTTTATGGGAAATCTGAAATTACCCATCGgtgaatatatatacttataAGTCTGCCTTTTCTTTCGCTTTTATCTTCACTCTTCTTTACCATGGCCCAGTTATCGATTGGAATATTCTTCTGTTTTTGCTGTTTTCTCAACCAGCGCGAATTCCCCACCGGCGCAAGATTATATATAAGAATGTTGCTATTATTGGTGTTTGTTattaagaaaataaataattagCCACATACATATGGGTATATATTGTACTCTATCTATCTAGGCGTCTTGCTTTAAAAATTGTGCGAAGCGGCTGGCCTCGTGAATTCCACACTCAGTCTTGGTCTTGCCCTTCCATCTTCCCGCTCTTTCGTCTTCACCTTCCTTAACGGGTTGTGTGGAATGGTAATCACCAATGGATCTGTACCCAAGATCCAAAAGTTCGTTGTATGGTACATTGTTTGCATCTATATACTGCTTAACTTGCCCGAATGTCCAATTGATCAACGggtttattttcaaaattccaTTAAGTTCATCTATTTCAATAATCGACAGTTGGGAGCGAGCAGAACCTTGTGACTTTCTTCTACCCGTAAAGACGGCACTTATACGCAATTCTTTGTAGGCACGGTGTGCAGGTTCGACTTTGGCCAGATAATCGTActtatcatcatctttcTCCCATAAGAAATCGCCGTATTTCGACGCAAAATCTGCCTCCGATTCACATCCATCCGGCTTATATACGTGAATGGTTTGATTTTTGGGCTGGTAGTATGTTTTCTCGATCTTGTCCTTTAGTGTTAAAGTTTGTGGAAAATGATGCAAAGTGTctataaataataattctGGCATATGATATTTCTCAGATAGCTTCGACAGCATATCAATAGTAACCAGACCCGTCAAGCCGAAGGCGGTAGTTTGGAAAAGGTGAGGGAAAGTTACAATAGACCATGCAATGATCTCCTGTGGCGTTTCTAGCTTGATTAATTGTTCATTCCAATGATCCAACTGTTCCTGTGTGACAATAATGTCATTGTTCAAATGATAAGTCTTCATTTTACCGGTTAACACCTTTACCAGTCTTGGACTTGACCTTGAACTACTGGATAGGTTACAAATAGTACAGTACACTT encodes the following:
- the MMS1 gene encoding Mms1p (Subunit of E3 ubiquitin ligase complex involved in replication repair~similar to YPR164W), which codes for MLGLRTHGLDRYEHYVRHPSDFGKLELQDWLNHKSFRVSPNLLIDSNTTREWNEPELFYQNVETPETWIRPCREPKLEPSMMMLRYHDSNIGQMPQFCYPITSPVNSKLVLKYILQERADLSNDFPQKYNTLMSSLFEVDKNPETLDDSDIEALDDIGMCSDSDDAKEPKIELQLLEEIQQKHFSLIVSNNGIFQAGRTSITYIRYDISDSIAIKPNNIATLILLTQPSGHLLSLLPLDDGKETYLLQYWNLGQKGQWNIIKHQNEKQFVLIHKELGICKFFEFHLPFTFQLVNNLTLTDSMIMNGSFFPTNYSDLDPYFIIFITAMRYDRIVYFVIEWNNNEIKKKEVYQLTVFDGEKTNMTIPIGLNACLVETPLKFSLVSANQIMSGETEFHSFQLKALKGIKSFFPAPLLLTKLQELDPHIFGKFQYCTVISSSTGNICFCVTERSTITNGNLKIYELTRFKGLKSISPLPSNSINLDSKSSSYALIVISFSRTLELTLSLEDLKCLDTKGVIKPLKNITFKHTVDSSTEENSQILAFTSSKIYNTHTGSNINDTKNSQVWLTSPNAITQPCIDYKLRKTHQVIHLKQFQIFRHLRIWKCKNLDIALLHRLGIKQSKTESSLIFATDAVSNNRMFLLDLTMTTTIDNDDSVQGLINIEDLLCDTENETILLNFTKKSLIQVTRDTIYIDPIENDKKMLKISPGWEFENIAYNDGILIIWNTKLGHISFIKNIDAVDEPNVPVSHLTSSRGMCMFFKQLGTITSIDFEIKESTDDRTKYDIWILLPNRVIRTPFSSWINDSLDFSDEYDLNVQQALINGPYFCCLDYESFFEVCTYQNNCFKKGSRCTSRVNFQGKDIKLRSFGKNQCLAFSAFEIFVINLTPIHQSKELDFYKLKLPHLGNFNSIVEVCPDVDNNRLFVLYSDGLRVLELSYLTSNNGNFLLKSTRSKNKKFLYLDKINRMLVLNQDLREWECIRLSDGKAVSLDSQLLKDDSEEILEIKEIPIMTEENPLEKKTVLLISFTKSLKLVLLTAAKNKISNEIIDSYKFENSRLLDHLVVTPQGEIFILNYKVMGTDNEMSFHKLKVTKHCSDNKEGNNTNLQITLENRFTFKSWSTVKTFNVIGDNIIATTNLGQKLYLIKDFSLSSDESTRVYPLELYPDSKVQKIIPLNECCFVVAAHCGNRNDLDSRLIFYSLPTIKVGLNNETISLPDEYGNGRVDDIFEVDFPEGFQFGTMALYDVLHGEKHANRFSNGIGSDNDEAEAALRKRKNLLLFWRNHSTTPKPPLRRATTMVYEDHVSSRYFEDISSILGSTAMRTKRLSPYNAIALDKPIQDISYDPAVHTLYVLMTDQTIHKFGKDRLPYEDEYEPRWNSGYLVSRRSIIKSDLICEVGLWNLSDDIKNTI
- the RHO1 gene encoding Rho family GTPase RHO1 (GTP-binding protein of the rho subfamily of Ras-like proteins~similar to YPR165W), whose translation is MSQQVGNSIRRKLVIVGDGACGKTCLLIVFSKGQFPEVYVPTVFENYVADVEVDGRRVELALWDTAGQEDYDRLRPLSYPDSNVVLICFSIDLPDSLENVQEKWIAEVLHFCQGVPIILVGCKVDLRNDPQTIEQLRQEGQQPVTSQEGQSVADQIGATGYYECSAKTGYGVREVFEAATRASLMGKSKTNGKAKKNTTEKKKKKCVLL
- the MRP2 gene encoding mitochondrial 37S ribosomal protein uS14m (Mitochondrial ribosomal protein of the small subunit~similar to YPR166C), which produces MGNFRFPIKTKLPPGFINARILRDNFKRQQFKENEVLVKSLKFIARNLNLPTKLRLEAQLKLNTLPNYMRSTQIKNRCVDSGHARFVLSDFRLCRYQFRENALNGNLPGVKKGIW
- the MET16 gene encoding phosphoadenylyl-sulfate reductase (thioredoxin) (3'-phosphoadenylsulfate reductase~similar to YPR167C), which gives rise to MKTYHLNNDIIVTQEQLDHWNEQLIKLETPQEIIAWSIVTFPHLFQTTAFGLTGLVTIDMLSKLSEKYHMPELLFIDTLHHFPQTLTLKDKIEKTYYQPKNQTIHVYKPDGCESEADFASKYGDFLWEKDDDKYDYLAKVEPAHRAYKELRISAVFTGRRKSQGSARSQLSIIEIDELNGILKINPLINWTFGQVKQYIDANNVPYNELLDLGYRSIGDYHSTQPVKEGEDERAGRWKGKTKTECGIHEASRFAQFLKQDA